A region from the Silene latifolia isolate original U9 population chromosome 7, ASM4854445v1, whole genome shotgun sequence genome encodes:
- the LOC141591912 gene encoding bidirectional sugar transporter SWEET9-like, with amino-acid sequence MALTHFNHHELMYIFGILGNIVSLGVFLAPLPTFWRVFKKKSTEGFQALPYSVALFSCMLLLYYAMLKTQNAMPIITINSVGFIIEAFYLIVFLIYAPTKARVYTIKLLGLFNVTFLGLIIVGTMVFARGADAHNFFSKGGVRETSVGWICAVFSVCVFAAPLSVMKMVIKTKSVEFMPFCLSFSLTLCAVMWFFYGFLIQDFYIAMPNVLGFLLGITQMLLYIIYKNSSPKNQQKNLMVNENDMKQLEAELGIEIIKLNNMDKINKDQEIITNNNNPDQVVEIIVHDIKGNDIMTVDGGDRTVDVLPRV; translated from the exons ATGGCACTGACCCATTTTAACCATCATGAATTAATGTACATATTTGGTATTCTTGGTAACATTGTTTCCCTTGGTGTCTTCTTAGCTCCTTT GCCAACATTTTGGAGGGTATTCAAGAAGAAATCAACAGAAGGGTTTCAAGCATTACCATATTCAGTGGCACTCTTTAGTTGTATGCTACTATTGTACTATGCAATGCTAAAGACACAAAATGCGATGCCAATAATCACTATCAACTCTGTTGGATTCATTATTGAAGCTTTTTACTTGATTGTCTTTCTCATCTATGCACCAACTAAGGCCAGG GTATACACAATAAAATTACTAGGCCTATTCAACGTCACATTTTTGGGGCTAATCATAGTAGGAACAATGGTTTTCGCTCGAGGTGCGGATGCACACAACTTTTTCTCAAAAGGAGGCGTACGTGAAACATCCGTAGGATGGATTTGCGCAGTGTTTTCCGTTTGCGTATTTGCTGCTCCTTTAAGCGTTATG AAAATGGTGATCAAGACGAAGAGTGTGGAATTCATGCCATTTTGTCTATCGTTTTCTCTTACCTTATGCGCCGTTATGTGGTTCTTTTATGGTTTTCTCATCCAAGACTTTTACATTGCG ATGCCAAATGTGCTTGGATTTCTATTGGGAATTACACAAATGCTCTTATAcatcatatacaaaaattcatcaccaaaaaaccaacaaaaaaatcTTATGGTAAATGAGAATGATATGAAACAACTTGAAGCTGAACTTGGAATTGAAATCATCAAGCTTAACAACATGGACAAAATCAACAAAGATCAAGAAATCatcacaaataataataatcctGATCAAGTTGTTGAAATTATTGTTCATGATATCAAGGGCAATGACATAATGACCGTTGATGGCGGAGATCGAACCGTTGATGTTCTGCCACGTGTTTGA